Genomic DNA from Jonesia denitrificans DSM 20603:
TTGTCGTGGGGCGGCTCCTCCAGCCGCTCCGACAATTGCGGCACACCGCCGCGCAAATCACCGAGGATGATCTCAGCACACGCATTCCCGTCACAGGCAACGATGACCTCGCTGAACTCACCCGAACAGTGAACTCCATGCTGGACCGAGTAGAAACCGCGATCAGCTCGCAACGGCAACTACTAGACGATGTTGGGCACGAGTTACGCACCCCCGTCACCATCGTGCAAGGGCACCTTGAACTTCTTGAAACGACTGACCCGCAAGAGGTTCACACAACCCGAGAACTTGTCCTCGACGAACTTGACCGCATGACGGGCCTCATCAACGACATCGTGCTGCTCGCCAAAGCCCAACGCACAGATTTTCTGACCCCCAGCGAAGTTGACATTGACGACCTCATGCATGAGGTCACTCACAAAGCCCAACCACTAGGCGCACGAGAATGGGTTACCAGCGCCACCACGGGCGTCGTGCAAAGTGTGGACCGGCAAAAAATTACTCAAGCACTACTACAACTCGCAGACAACGCTGTGAAGTACTCGCCAGATAACACACGCATCATTCTCGGAGCGAGCGCCACAAGTACTCACATTTCGTTGTGGGTACAAGATGAGGGATTTGGCATCGCACCAGAAGACCACAAGGCAGTTTTCGACAGGTTCCACCGTGGAGACAACGCAAGCAGAGCCGACGGGTCTGGGCTTGGATTGAGCATCGTACAAGCCATTGCAACCGCTCACGGCGGCACCGTGAACCTTTCCTCACAGCCTGGTAAAGGAACAACCGTCACGATCACACTGCCACTCACCCATATAGCGATGACCAGCACTGAAAGCGAGACACCGTGAGTTCCATTCTGATAATTGAAGATGAAGAACGCATCAGTTCATTCATTGCTAAAGGCTTGAAAAATGCTGGTTATGACACGGTAATTGCCCCAACAGCAGCTGACGCACAGTGGGAACTCAACGAGCGCGCTTTCGACCTGGCGATCCTCGACATTGGACTGCCCGACCAAGACGGTTTTTCCCTCCTCAAAACAGTGAGAAATGACGGCCATGCCCTACCAGTCATTATTTTGACAGCTCGGACCTCCGTCGACGATACGGTCGCAGGGCTGGAAGGCGGCGCCGACGACTACATGCCAAAACCCTTCCGGTTTGAAGAACTCCTTGCACGTGTACGTTTGCGCTTACGCCTCCGTGACAATGAGGGAACAGGGGACAACCCGAGCAGCTCACAAGTTCTTATCAACGGCGACCTGCGCCTTGAACTACTCACCCGACGCTGTTTCATTGGCGATCAAGAGGTTGATCTGTCAGCGCGAGAGTTTGCCCTAGCAGAAACATTCCTACGAAACATTGACATCGTCCTTACCCGAGAAACACTGCTCTCCCGTGTGTGGGGGTATGACTTTGACCCAACATCAAACGTGGTCGATGTGTATGTCAGGTACCTGCGCAACAAACTTGGCGCACACCGCTTCGACACAGTTCGAGGTGCGGGGTACCGCATGTCCACCGCATAGTCTGGGGACTTGAACACCGAGGTTTCAACCTTTTCTTGTGGAAAAGACCTACGGCTTTTCAGCTTGCGTGAGCTAGATTGTTAGCGTCACGCTTGTTGAAAGGCTTTACAGTGCTCACGTTCGTTATTGTCGGGACCATCGGCCTCGCGCTTCTTCTTTTGTCGATGCTCCTCGGAGAGATCATCGACTTCGCCGATGGTCTCCTGTCTGGGACCACCCTCGGCGCTGGTTTCACTGTCTTTGGCGCTGTTGGTGTTATCTCCAGCTCCATGGGTCATGGCTTAGGCACTACGCTCGTTTTTTCCAGTATCGCTGGCATCGCTTTCCTGTTCATCGTTAACCTCTTTGTGAAGCGCCTCCGCGACACAGAAGATGGTGTGCGCTCCACAGTGGTGGGCATGCAAGGGCTCAGCACCACAGAAATCACCACCGCCCGTGGTGAAGTTGCACTTGATGACCCCTTGGAACTTGAACGCCGCCTCGCATGGTCGCTGGAACCCATTCCCGCTGATACACGCATCGTTGTGGTGGAACAAAGCGGCTCACGCGTTCGCGTGGAACCCGCCGTATACCCCCAGCCCGACGCGTAAAGCCCCCAGCCTGCACATAGGTTTCCCCACCCCCACATCTAACGTTCATCACTGAACATCACCGCCACCCATCAGAAAGGGCTGCCCCTCACGGGGCTATCTCATGGAAGAATCGTCGTCCATGCCGGTCATTATCGCGATCCTCGCGCTAGTAATCGTCTTGTTCTCCCTCGTTGGTTTTATCGCGAAGCGTCTACGTCGCGTC
This window encodes:
- a CDS encoding sensor histidine kinase; translated protein: MTTKSHRRAWSVRARMLAGFLALLTFSLGTAGISIYLLQLTDLQQRIDESLTRATGQLSTSLESGIDPGSGQPFTSIDDVLYRAMQTVMPAPNEGLLATTNGQLRWTAPSTVPLRIEEDPDLVAYVTSAKTDGNATITTLTTAQRTYRIVVIPMSLTSDPTPGLIAVAYDYTKEVADLNQSFIPALWVGLATLVTSIALGWVVVGRLLQPLRQLRHTAAQITEDDLSTRIPVTGNDDLAELTRTVNSMLDRVETAISSQRQLLDDVGHELRTPVTIVQGHLELLETTDPQEVHTTRELVLDELDRMTGLINDIVLLAKAQRTDFLTPSEVDIDDLMHEVTHKAQPLGAREWVTSATTGVVQSVDRQKITQALLQLADNAVKYSPDNTRIILGASATSTHISLWVQDEGFGIAPEDHKAVFDRFHRGDNASRADGSGLGLSIVQAIATAHGGTVNLSSQPGKGTTVTITLPLTHIAMTSTESETP
- a CDS encoding response regulator transcription factor; this translates as MSSILIIEDEERISSFIAKGLKNAGYDTVIAPTAADAQWELNERAFDLAILDIGLPDQDGFSLLKTVRNDGHALPVIILTARTSVDDTVAGLEGGADDYMPKPFRFEELLARVRLRLRLRDNEGTGDNPSSSQVLINGDLRLELLTRRCFIGDQEVDLSAREFALAETFLRNIDIVLTRETLLSRVWGYDFDPTSNVVDVYVRYLRNKLGAHRFDTVRGAGYRMSTA
- a CDS encoding NfeD family protein, with product MLTFVIVGTIGLALLLLSMLLGEIIDFADGLLSGTTLGAGFTVFGAVGVISSSMGHGLGTTLVFSSIAGIAFLFIVNLFVKRLRDTEDGVRSTVVGMQGLSTTEITTARGEVALDDPLELERRLAWSLEPIPADTRIVVVEQSGSRVRVEPAVYPQPDA